The Macadamia integrifolia cultivar HAES 741 chromosome 3, SCU_Mint_v3, whole genome shotgun sequence genome segment TGGTGGGGCAATGCGGAGATGCGAGCGAGTGGGACCACCCGACGTCATCAGGTTGTGTGGTGGGAATGGTTGTGGGTCCCACTCCTCAATCAAATGTTTGAGAGAAATGGATCAATCACATCATCATGTATATATTCTTCAAACTGCTTCGGTGAGGACCATGCGTTAcaattaggagagagatattGATTTTGCGGTCACAGATAATTAAGAGCGGATCAGTTGGTTCGCGTACGAGAATGGTCTTGGTTCGTggatttaaaattaattttttttttaatttaataataaaaaattatatgattatccatttctggatttttctttataaaattactcatcaaaaattttaattaacaaaaatactcaaaattaggtttttctttataaaattacccacttaaagtttaagttaacaaaaatacctaaaattgagtttagatttacaaaattacccactcaaagttttagtcattaaaaaataagaaaaattatatgattaccaACTTCTGGgcttctctttacaaaattacctatcaaaagtttcagttaacaaaaatacccaaaattaggtttccctttacaaaattacccatttaaagtttaagttaacaaaaataccaaaaattgagtttggatttacaaaactacccattcaaagttttagtaataaaaaaatacatgctaatatgtggaagatgaagaatcactattttgggtagttctgtaaacccaaacctgattttgggtatttttgttaactgaaactttgggtggattGTTTAGTAAAACCAAACctaattttatgtatttttgttaactaaaactttttgtgggtaattttgtaaaggaaaacacaaaagtgagtaatcatgtaatttttcctaaaaaatatatgattatatgtggaagatgaaaaatcattgttttgggtagttttgtaaattcaaatatgattttgggtatttttgttaactaaaactttgggtgggtagttttgtaactcaaacctaattttgggtatttttgttaatcaaaactttttatgggtaattttataaagaaaacccaaaaatggggtaatcatgtaattttctctttaataaattctaaatcAACGTATCAGAAACGTACTAGAAGATTATCGTATGTGAACATGATCCGTTCACGATAATTATGAGGTTGAGTTTAATTGTTCTTTTATTGGGGTCCACCgattaaaagaagagagaaaaaagggacGTGGTGGAGAGGCTAATTCTTGTTTGGTATATTCAACTTGTGAGTCTGTGAGTCTGATATGTGGGAATGCGACCCATTCCATCTCCATGTGAGCATTAATGTGCAAAAAGTTAAATAGATATCACTCTTTATTCTCTATTCTCTGTTATTGTGGATTAGGAAATGTGAGTGTAGATCAACCACAAATTCCCCTTCGTACTAATCAAAGCTTACGTGTGTTCGGAagaatactatttttttttttggctaacggtGAGATTCCGGATCTTCACTCCGATTAATTTTATGGGTTCATATTAACCCCACAATTATATAGACCGAGTTATTTTTACTAAAACTAGTAAAGTACTAAACACTCCTATGTGCCCGTATGAATAATTCtaagaagataagaagaatTAAACTCAAAACCATACGTTTTTTACGATAGAAGTTCCATCAACTTGACCATCATGAAAACATCAATATATTGATATGAATTGATCAATATAATTCTGATATTTTGAAACCATGTCGTGACTTGTGATCCAAACAAAAGTAGAGACTTGGACCCCCACTAATTCTTTGTGGCGAAGTAGGTAACGTGTGAATGCTATAACTAAATATGATGAATATTGGGGATATCAATCAACATCATAGGTTTAATTGGACCCACAGCCTTGTCAGTTTCTATTTGTACCCCACGATTTGCCCAAATGGGCCCTCTGTTAAATATAAAAGAGGTGATTCCGGGGTATGTGGGCCAGTTGAAAAAGTTTTCCGCCCTTTTTTATTTGGATTCAGCTTTTCTCATGAGCGTTCATCGTCCAAATCTTACCATAGTTATTTGGGCGAGCATCACGTGTCTAGGGGATAATCCAACAATTATTAGAATCTTGTTTTCCACATGCCTTTGTCAACGTCTCGTTTTCTATGCCTTCTCTCAAAACGTTGAATCATCGCCTAAATACATGGTATCGACCTAGGTGATAGGTGTTCAAGAGAAAAGTCAAATCCTTCTAAATTCCTCAACACGTTCTCCTGCTCGTGACGTCTACGTTCCACGTTACATATAGAAAAGAGCTGAATCCAGTATTCACATTTGTATCTCAGCAATGGAGGTTACTTTCGTCAATTAGTGCACTTCTATGGCAATAACGTAAATATAGGTATGTTGTCGGCTAAGAAAAGTGGGAAGGGTGGTTTAGTCATTTAGCTATTCGAAATGTGGATATCTTTTCCGCCTTCCAAGATTTAAAGAACCCTTCGCGTTGCCTTTCGTCCATGCATCGCGGACGCGGAAGCTCAAAGGAATCGCTCGTTAACCAACTCGCCTACGAGTAACtcaacatagagagagagagagagagagagagagagaatctagcAAATTTGCGAGCTGAGAGCTGAGCAAGGTGGGTAGCTTTCTCTGAATTTGATGATTTTCGTTTCTGCTTCaaatttgttgtttttctttcttctctcaaatGGGTTTTCTTCAATCCGGGACTTTcatgttctttctttttcaatttctgTGCGAGTATCCTACACACAAATTTTGATGAATTTGCTTTTTCAATAGTTTTTAGTCAAAACTTATTGTGGAGGTCATTGTTGAGTGAACTCTGCTTCAGATTATTGTCGGTGGATCCCCACCTGTTGTTGCTTGGAGTGTTTAAATGATGAATATAGAGGAGGAAACTTTGAGTTTGAATAATCGTTCTTTTTCTACAAGTTCCTGAATCTCTTGAATCGGTCCATGGCTTTTTTGGGTTTAGTCCATAAATCGTTCTCTGCTTTTTGTTCATCTGGGTAGGGTCTAGTCAATCATCGGGATTTTGCAGCTATGTCAGCTGTGTTCGATGATGGAAAAATCGCGTATGTGGGTTGAAGTTCCCTTTTTTCTCCTCCAGTTTTTACAGTAATTGCTGTCAAAGCACCCAGAATtggtggcattcatctcttctGATTCTGAAGTGATGACGAAATAGCTAATGATATCAATTGGTTGCGTCTGCAGATACCTATAATTTTACTTTCGAGCATTCAAGGTCTGAGCTTTGGTGAAGATTGTGAGGTTGTTCTTTCAATTAGCAagcttcaaagttcttcataCCGATAATCGAAACAGAGGAAATTAAGGTACTGACTCATCGATCAATCTGTATTTCCTTTAATGAATACAATCTGATACCCTTTGGATTTTCCTTTAATTCGTTATATATATTACAGTAATGAATTGTTACTTACGatcaaattttcattctttGCTGTTTCTGGCTTTCAGATTGCGCACTTGATTCTGTCGGAGGAAGAGGATTACTCTCCACAGTTTTCATAGATTTCGACAATGGGTTCATTAGAGGAACAAAAAACTGAAGCAACTAGTACCAAACCTCCTGGAATTCGGTTCTTAGAGTACATTAGGAACTCTGCTGTATCATTCAGAACCTACCAGACCATTGTCCTAATTGTGACATTTTTTGCTTACGCTAGCTATCATGCCACTAGGAAGACCACAAGTATAGTCAAGAGTGCGCTTGACCCTAAAGCATCCCAAGTGGGCTTGAGCTTCTTTCAATGGCCAAGGAACAACTTCCTGAGATCGAATGAAAACAAAACGGTCTCGAATGTCCTCACCGGTGGTTGGGCGCCTTTTAATGGATCAGATGGCCCTGCAATGCTAGGGGAATTGGATGTGGCTTTCCTCGCAGTTTATTCCTTGGGAATGTATTTTACTGGACACTTGGGGGATCGGCTTGATTTGAGGATCTTTTTGACAGTGGGAATGGTTGGGACTGGTCTATTTACTTCACTATTTGGGTTTGGGTATTGGTTTAATATCCATAATTTCTACTACTTCTTGATAATTCAGACGAGTGCAGGTCTTTTCCAGGCAACTGGATGGCCTTCAGTGGTTGCAGTAGTTGGAAATTGGTTTGGGAAGAAGAAGCGTGGATTGATTATGGGTATTTGGAATGCCCATACTTCTCTTGGAAACATAACAGGATCTCTGGTTGCTTCAGCTTTATTGAAGTATGGTTGGGGTTGGTCCTTCGCCGTTCCTGGTCTCCTTATTTCTTTTGTTGGGTTGGTGGTGTTTCTGTTGTTGCCAGTTACTCCAGCTTCCGTGGGAGCTtctgaaaaagaagaagatgaagtgcaaTGGCCTAAGAAAAATGTTGGGGGAGTAACAGAACCTTTGTTAGGATCAGAGTCAAAGGTGGTTAAGGACAAACCTGTTGGGTTCATAGAAGCATGGAAAATTCCTGGGGTTGCTCCTTTTGCTCTTTGCCTCTTCTTCTCCAAGCTGGTGGCTTATACATTTCTCTATTGGCTTCCATTCTACATTACCCATACAGGTACCAATCTCTTTCTGTTTACTCCTTACTTCACATGAAATGAATTGAAATTAAGGTTATTTATTGTTTCTGTCTTGAGGTATGTGACTATATTATGTGTCAACCAACTCAAAACTGCTTCTGTTATGGGTCTACATAGATATTGAGTTCATAAAGGAAGTCTTTACATTGATCCCATGCCATTTGGACAGTAACATGACACAGAATagctataaaaagaaaaaaaacaatacaGCTATTCCCTGTTGTAAAGCTAGGTGTTACCTATCCCTTTAGGTTAATGAATAATGTTCCATGATTGTTGAAAgattatattgattttgatctaaaCTTATTATCACTAAAACAAGAAAACTGGGTTcccttattgattttttttggttccCATCCTGCAGCAATCGACGGTAAGTATTTGTCCGATGAGACGGCAGGTAGCCTGTCTACAATGTTTGATGTTGGAGGGATAGTTGGTGGGATTCTTGCTGGC includes the following:
- the LOC122072983 gene encoding putative glycerol-3-phosphate transporter 1, with the protein product MGSLEEQKTEATSTKPPGIRFLEYIRNSAVSFRTYQTIVLIVTFFAYASYHATRKTTSIVKSALDPKASQVGLSFFQWPRNNFLRSNENKTVSNVLTGGWAPFNGSDGPAMLGELDVAFLAVYSLGMYFTGHLGDRLDLRIFLTVGMVGTGLFTSLFGFGYWFNIHNFYYFLIIQTSAGLFQATGWPSVVAVVGNWFGKKKRGLIMGIWNAHTSLGNITGSLVASALLKYGWGWSFAVPGLLISFVGLVVFLLLPVTPASVGASEKEEDEVQWPKKNVGGVTEPLLGSESKVVKDKPVGFIEAWKIPGVAPFALCLFFSKLVAYTFLYWLPFYITHTAIDGKYLSDETAGSLSTMFDVGGIVGGILAGYISDRLDARAITAASFTYCAIPALFFYRSYGYVSLSVNIALMFVTGMLVNGPYALITTAVSADLGTHSSLNGNSRALATVTAIIDGTGSVGAAIGPLLTGYIAAKSWNAVFNMLMMAALVAGLLLTRLVVAEVAAKIQFLRSQGCTQSRPEASVAEV